A part of Marinomonas rhizomae genomic DNA contains:
- a CDS encoding response regulator, producing MMKTFEQSNTTQPLERPTILIVDDTPENIDVLVASLSDEYTVKVALNGMKALAIAALSPRPDLILLDVMMPEMDGYDVCTQLKANPVTANIPVIFVTAKHDIKDEERGFSLGAVDYIIKPISPPIVRARVRTHLALYDQNRQLQKKVDERTKALQASQLRIIHHLGRAVEFKDNETGAHVIRMSHYARMIAQEYGGNEEWINRIFQAAPMHDVGKIGISDAILLKPGKLTPEEWEKMKLHTVYGGEIFAEDDDPMLQIAKTIALTHHEKWDGSGYPNGLKGEEIPLEGRIVAIADVLDALMSKRPYKEAWSLEASLTYIKDSAGSHFDPNLVPLLNNLTPQILSIRQQHPDKEEDIIVK from the coding sequence ATGATGAAGACGTTTGAGCAATCTAATACGACACAACCACTAGAGAGACCGACTATCCTGATCGTTGACGATACGCCAGAAAACATTGACGTTTTAGTTGCGTCCTTATCTGATGAGTACACAGTTAAAGTCGCTTTAAATGGTATGAAAGCCTTGGCTATTGCGGCTTTATCACCACGTCCAGACCTTATACTGCTAGACGTTATGATGCCTGAAATGGATGGCTATGATGTCTGCACACAATTAAAAGCCAATCCTGTAACAGCCAATATTCCAGTTATTTTTGTGACGGCCAAACACGACATCAAAGATGAAGAGAGAGGGTTCTCCTTAGGTGCCGTAGACTACATTATCAAACCCATCAGCCCACCTATCGTTCGTGCCAGAGTCCGTACACACCTCGCTTTATATGATCAAAACAGACAATTACAGAAAAAAGTAGACGAGCGTACCAAAGCACTGCAAGCCAGCCAGCTCCGCATTATTCATCATCTTGGTCGTGCGGTAGAGTTCAAAGACAATGAAACTGGCGCTCATGTTATTCGCATGAGTCACTATGCACGCATGATTGCACAAGAATATGGCGGCAATGAAGAGTGGATAAACCGGATTTTTCAAGCCGCCCCAATGCATGATGTAGGAAAAATAGGCATCTCTGACGCCATTCTTTTAAAACCAGGCAAGCTCACACCAGAAGAATGGGAAAAGATGAAACTTCATACGGTTTATGGTGGCGAAATATTTGCTGAAGACGACGATCCAATGCTGCAAATCGCAAAAACCATTGCCCTTACCCATCATGAAAAATGGGATGGTAGTGGCTACCCGAATGGCTTAAAAGGTGAAGAAATACCATTAGAGGGTCGTATTGTCGCCATTGCAGATGTGCTCGATGCGCTGATGTCAAAACGCCCTTATAAAGAAGCATGGAGTTTAGAGGCGTCTCTTACCTATATTAAAGACAGTGCGGGCAGTCATTTTGACCCAAACCTGGTTCCTCTACTTAACAATCTAACCCCCCAGATTTTGTCGATCCGACAACAACACCCAGACAAAGAAGAAGACATAATCGTTAAATAG
- the ahpC gene encoding alkyl hydroperoxide reductase subunit C: MINTQIKPFNATAFKNGEFVEISEKDVLGKWAVFFFYPADFTFVCPTELGDVADNYAELQSRGVEVFSVSTDTHFTHKAWHASSETIGKIQYYMVGDQAGNVTNNFGVMREGQGLADRATFLIDPEGTIQAMEITAEGIGRDAQDLLRKVKAAQYVAAHPGEVCPAKWKEGEETLTPSLDLVGKI, encoded by the coding sequence ATGATCAACACTCAAATCAAACCATTCAATGCAACGGCTTTTAAAAACGGCGAATTCGTAGAAATTTCTGAAAAAGACGTGCTAGGAAAATGGGCCGTATTCTTCTTCTACCCAGCTGATTTCACTTTCGTTTGCCCAACTGAACTTGGCGATGTTGCAGACAACTACGCTGAACTTCAATCTCGCGGTGTTGAAGTATTCTCTGTCTCTACAGACACTCACTTCACTCACAAAGCATGGCACGCAAGCTCTGAAACAATCGGCAAAATCCAGTACTACATGGTTGGCGATCAAGCTGGCAACGTAACAAACAACTTCGGCGTAATGCGTGAAGGCCAAGGTCTTGCAGACCGCGCGACTTTCTTGATTGACCCAGAAGGCACTATCCAAGCCATGGAAATCACAGCTGAAGGTATCGGCCGCGATGCCCAAGATCTACTTCGTAAAGTAAAAGCAGCACAATACGTAGCCGCTCACCCAGGCGAAGTTTGCCCAGCAAAATGGAAAGAAGGCGAAGAAACATTGACTCCTTCTCTAGACCTAGTTGGCAAAATCTAA